The following proteins are encoded in a genomic region of Sorangiineae bacterium MSr12523:
- the trpS gene encoding tryptophan--tRNA ligase — MTQAPSPTSTTRPRILTGDTPTGRLHIGHWVGSIENRVRLQDEYECYFLIANLHAFTTRADKPEEIERDTYEILKDWLAAGIDPERSTIVLQSEVPAITELTWHLSMLLPFNRVMRNPTLKDELELKSLGDKYSFGFPLYAVGQCADILVFRPALVPVGEDQLAHIEMCREVARRFNHTYCGVDPTTADEDHVKAGGLLPIPEGKVGRVGRLVGVDGAAKMSKSLNNAIFLHDTAAQIKKKVAQIFTGRTDMNAPGDTNNALFQYVRAFIPDAGRVAELEDRYRRGDNIGDGHIKAELVPAIDALLAPIRERRAQLEGATGDARVREILAEHSKRANAVAGETLGLVRERMKLVFK; from the coding sequence ATGACCCAAGCGCCTTCCCCCACCAGCACGACGCGTCCTCGCATTCTCACCGGCGATACCCCCACGGGCAGACTCCACATCGGCCACTGGGTGGGATCCATCGAGAACCGGGTGCGCCTTCAGGACGAGTACGAGTGCTATTTTCTCATTGCGAACCTCCACGCCTTCACCACGCGGGCGGACAAGCCGGAGGAAATCGAGCGCGACACGTACGAGATCCTGAAGGACTGGTTGGCGGCAGGCATCGATCCGGAACGGTCCACCATCGTGCTGCAGAGCGAGGTGCCCGCGATTACGGAGCTGACGTGGCATCTGTCCATGCTGCTGCCGTTCAACCGCGTGATGCGCAATCCGACCTTGAAGGACGAGCTCGAGCTCAAGTCGCTCGGGGACAAGTACAGCTTCGGGTTCCCGCTCTATGCCGTCGGGCAGTGCGCCGACATCCTCGTGTTCCGGCCGGCGTTGGTGCCCGTCGGGGAAGACCAGCTCGCGCACATCGAGATGTGCCGCGAGGTGGCGCGTCGGTTCAATCACACCTACTGCGGCGTGGACCCGACGACGGCGGATGAGGATCACGTGAAGGCCGGCGGCCTTCTGCCGATCCCCGAGGGCAAGGTGGGCCGGGTGGGCCGCTTGGTGGGCGTCGATGGCGCGGCCAAGATGTCCAAGAGCCTGAACAACGCGATTTTTCTCCACGACACGGCGGCGCAGATCAAAAAGAAGGTGGCGCAGATTTTCACGGGGCGCACCGACATGAATGCGCCGGGCGACACGAACAATGCGCTCTTTCAGTACGTGCGCGCCTTCATCCCCGATGCGGGGCGCGTGGCGGAGCTCGAGGATCGCTACCGGCGGGGCGACAACATCGGCGACGGGCACATCAAGGCCGAGCTGGTGCCCGCAATCGACGCACTTCTCGCCCCGATTCGCGAGCGCCGGGCGCAGCTCGAAGGCGCCACGGGGGATGCCCGCGTGCGCGAGATCCTCGCCGAGCACTCGAAGCGCGCGAACGCGGTGGCGGGCGAGACGCTCGGCCTCGTGCGCGAGCGCATGAAGCTCGTGTTCAAGTAG
- a CDS encoding DUF481 domain-containing protein — protein sequence MSATTLFRGSIAAVLFLSAAAAQAQTTTPPPRTAGGTATQASASTGSTTLVKDSFASGPTRDTKDGTAATVQAGGLFSTGNARSLAVTASGTYRYRQDNHQFSSAAAINYGRAAANKDAPIETTVSNLQGLIRYDYFFADKWALFVQAAGRRDKFQGLDLRANIDPGVAYYVLDDKKHRLWFELGYDFQHDIRRDFNVEQARRTYDTTPPADRTETMEAATHKTADRHSSRLFFGYDNQLNAYINFTTGLEYLQPFDPTKAWRITWNNALKSTITDKFSAATTFTLRYDHDPLPNVKDTDAITSVAIIYNFR from the coding sequence ATGAGCGCAACGACCCTATTCCGAGGATCCATCGCTGCAGTTCTGTTCCTTTCCGCGGCCGCGGCTCAGGCTCAAACCACGACGCCTCCACCCAGGACCGCGGGGGGCACGGCCACGCAGGCGTCGGCATCCACGGGGTCGACGACGCTCGTGAAGGACTCCTTCGCCAGCGGACCGACGCGCGATACCAAGGACGGCACGGCCGCGACCGTGCAGGCGGGCGGCCTTTTCAGCACCGGAAATGCGCGTTCGTTGGCCGTGACGGCGTCGGGCACGTACCGCTACCGGCAGGACAATCATCAATTTTCGTCCGCGGCCGCCATCAACTACGGTCGCGCGGCGGCGAACAAAGACGCGCCCATCGAGACGACCGTTTCCAACCTGCAAGGGCTCATTCGCTACGACTACTTCTTCGCGGACAAGTGGGCCCTATTCGTCCAGGCGGCCGGAAGGCGCGACAAGTTTCAAGGCCTCGACCTGCGAGCCAATATCGATCCAGGTGTTGCGTATTACGTCCTCGACGACAAGAAACACCGACTCTGGTTCGAGCTTGGTTACGACTTCCAACACGATATTCGACGTGATTTCAATGTAGAGCAGGCCAGGAGAACGTACGACACGACGCCGCCGGCGGATCGTACGGAAACGATGGAAGCGGCGACCCACAAGACGGCAGACCGTCACAGTTCACGTCTCTTCTTTGGTTATGACAATCAATTGAATGCGTACATCAACTTCACCACCGGCCTCGAGTACCTGCAGCCGTTCGATCCCACCAAGGCCTGGCGTATCACCTGGAACAACGCGTTGAAGTCGACCATCACCGACAAGTTCTCCGCGGCGACGACCTTCACGTTGCGCTACGACCACGATCCGCTGCCGAACGTCAAGGACACGGACGCGATCACGTCGGTGGCCATCATTTACAATTTCCGCTGA
- a CDS encoding class I SAM-dependent methyltransferase — MTSTKEEIEIGYDISNEFFRLWLDERMHYTSAVFEKETDTLEQAQQNKSRILYEFAEVTPEKTVLDIGCGWGANLEYIAKRGAKEAHGITLSTAQHDEINARKIPGVKAWCADYKDFVPPYLYDALVSIEMIDHLCSPAQANKGLAVELYRKYFNKVAEWVKPGACFGFQAILRNRVPRTRQDISDLKFTADVIFPGGLNPRLEELVMAVNPSWEILELKTRRVDYGKTTGEWLRRMRLHEKEIRERWGDKVFDDYDRYLSTCVRAFANHWSSDVQMKLKKIDI; from the coding sequence GTGACGAGCACCAAAGAAGAAATCGAGATCGGGTACGATATTTCGAACGAGTTTTTCCGCCTCTGGCTGGACGAGCGCATGCACTACACGAGCGCCGTCTTCGAGAAGGAGACGGACACGCTGGAGCAGGCGCAACAGAACAAGTCGCGCATTCTCTACGAGTTCGCCGAGGTGACGCCCGAGAAGACGGTGCTCGACATCGGGTGTGGCTGGGGAGCGAACCTCGAATACATCGCCAAGCGCGGCGCCAAAGAGGCCCACGGCATCACCCTTTCGACGGCGCAGCACGACGAGATCAACGCGCGGAAGATCCCGGGCGTGAAGGCCTGGTGCGCCGACTACAAAGATTTCGTGCCGCCGTACCTTTACGACGCGCTCGTCTCCATCGAGATGATCGACCATCTTTGCTCGCCCGCGCAGGCGAACAAGGGGCTCGCCGTGGAGCTGTATCGCAAGTACTTCAACAAAGTGGCCGAGTGGGTGAAGCCGGGTGCGTGCTTTGGCTTCCAGGCCATTTTGCGAAACCGCGTTCCGCGCACGCGCCAGGACATTTCGGATCTCAAGTTCACGGCCGACGTGATCTTCCCCGGCGGGTTGAACCCGCGGCTCGAAGAGCTGGTCATGGCCGTGAATCCCTCGTGGGAAATCCTCGAGCTGAAGACCCGCCGCGTCGACTACGGCAAGACCACCGGCGAGTGGCTGCGCCGCATGCGCCTGCACGAAAAAGAGATTCGCGAGCGCTGGGGCGACAAGGTTTTCGATGACTACGATCGATACCTTTCGACGTGTGTGCGCGCGTTTGCCAATCACTGGTCGAGCGACGTGCAGATGAAGTTGAAGAAGATCGATATCTGA
- the pip gene encoding prolyl aminopeptidase: MDASANHATRRTFYPEIEPYQSGRLKVSDTHEIYWEVSGNPQGKPAVFVHGGPGGGTEPKQRRFFDPKKYRIVLFDQRGCGKSTPHASLEDNTTWHLVADMEALRTHLGIDKWQVFGGSWGSTLALAYAQTHPERVTELVLRGIFLLRKWEIDWFYQHGTSAIYPDAWEDYLAPIPENERHDMVHAYYKRLTSPDPKVQAEAAKAWSVWEGRTSCLIPNQELIAKSAGDKFAIAFARIECHYFVNNGFFEPGKGLLDGVDRIRKIPGTIVQGRYDVVCPMESAWALHRAWPEAELKIAQDAGHSAFEPGILHELIEATDRYAK; this comes from the coding sequence ATGGATGCCAGTGCGAACCATGCCACCCGCAGGACGTTCTACCCCGAGATCGAGCCGTACCAAAGCGGGCGGCTCAAAGTGTCGGACACCCACGAGATCTACTGGGAGGTCTCGGGCAATCCCCAGGGCAAACCCGCGGTGTTCGTGCACGGCGGGCCCGGCGGTGGCACCGAGCCAAAACAGCGCCGCTTCTTCGACCCCAAGAAGTACCGCATCGTCCTGTTCGACCAGCGCGGCTGCGGAAAGAGCACCCCGCACGCCTCCCTCGAGGACAACACCACGTGGCATCTCGTCGCGGACATGGAGGCGCTCCGCACGCACCTGGGCATCGACAAGTGGCAGGTGTTCGGCGGCTCCTGGGGCAGCACCCTCGCGCTCGCCTATGCCCAGACGCACCCCGAGCGGGTGACGGAGCTCGTCCTCCGCGGCATCTTCCTGCTCCGCAAGTGGGAGATCGATTGGTTCTACCAACACGGGACCAGCGCCATTTACCCGGATGCGTGGGAAGACTACCTGGCGCCGATTCCCGAGAACGAGCGCCACGACATGGTGCATGCGTATTACAAGCGTCTCACCAGCCCCGATCCGAAGGTGCAGGCGGAGGCCGCCAAGGCTTGGAGCGTTTGGGAAGGCCGCACCAGCTGCTTGATCCCGAACCAAGAGCTCATTGCCAAGTCGGCGGGTGACAAATTCGCCATCGCCTTCGCGCGCATCGAGTGCCACTACTTCGTGAACAACGGCTTCTTCGAACCGGGCAAGGGCCTGCTCGACGGCGTCGATCGCATTCGCAAAATCCCCGGCACCATCGTGCAGGGCCGTTACGACGTCGTGTGCCCCATGGAGAGCGCATGGGCGCTGCACCGCGCATGGCCCGAGGCGGAGCTCAAGATCGCCCAGGATGCGGGGCACTCCGCGTTCGAGCCGGGCATCCTGCACGAGCTCATCGAAGCGACGGATCGCTACGCCAAGTGA
- the pip gene encoding prolyl aminopeptidase, with product MLRVSDVHEIYWEESGNPEGKPVIFVHGGPGAGTNPRQRRLFDPTKYRIVLFDQRGCGQSTPNGSLVDNTTWHLVADMEALRTYLGIEKWQVFGGSWGSTLSLAYAQTHPERVTELVLRGIFLGRKAECNWLNQGPGTNAFYPDAWEGYAGHIPENERHDLARAYYRRLTSDDPRVQADAARAWALWGAHVWTLLRDEGAIAKAHDDPTALATARIDCHYVVNGCFLESDGALLENVKRIRHIPATIVQGRYDVGCPMENAWALHRAWPEAELKIVPDAGHSAFEPGTAHELVEATDRYAK from the coding sequence ATGCTGCGCGTCTCCGACGTTCACGAGATCTACTGGGAGGAGTCCGGCAACCCCGAGGGCAAGCCGGTGATTTTCGTTCACGGCGGCCCCGGTGCGGGAACCAACCCGCGCCAGCGCCGCCTCTTCGACCCGACGAAGTACCGCATCGTCCTGTTCGATCAGCGCGGCTGCGGCCAGAGCACGCCGAACGGCTCGCTCGTGGACAACACGACGTGGCACCTCGTGGCGGACATGGAGGCGCTGCGCACGTACCTGGGCATTGAAAAATGGCAGGTCTTCGGTGGCTCGTGGGGCAGCACGCTCTCGCTGGCCTATGCGCAGACGCACCCCGAGCGGGTGACCGAGCTGGTGCTCCGCGGCATCTTTTTGGGACGCAAGGCGGAATGCAACTGGCTCAATCAGGGCCCGGGCACCAACGCCTTTTACCCCGATGCGTGGGAAGGCTATGCGGGCCACATCCCGGAAAACGAGCGGCATGATCTGGCGCGTGCCTACTACCGCCGATTGACCAGCGACGATCCGCGGGTTCAGGCGGATGCCGCACGCGCCTGGGCTCTGTGGGGGGCCCACGTGTGGACGCTTTTGCGGGACGAGGGCGCGATCGCGAAAGCCCACGACGATCCCACGGCACTGGCCACCGCCCGCATCGATTGCCACTACGTGGTGAACGGCTGCTTCCTCGAATCGGACGGCGCTCTGCTCGAAAATGTGAAACGCATTCGTCACATTCCGGCAACGATCGTCCAGGGACGCTACGACGTTGGCTGCCCCATGGAAAATGCATGGGCTTTGCATCGTGCATGGCCCGAGGCAGAGCTCAAAATCGTACCCGATGCGGGACACAGCGCGTTCGAGCCCGGCACCGCCCACGAGCTCGTCGAGGCGACGGATCGCTACGCAAAGTGA
- a CDS encoding GNAT family N-acetyltransferase, giving the protein MEPDKPSEHVLQDGTKVTVRAIRASDADMLRAGFDRLSPESRYRRFFSSVNVLTDEAVRYLTDVDGYNHVAIVAVVDSLDLKVEDGLGVARFIRLEEDPEIAEAAVTVMDNAQRKGLGRILLSVLVEKARTIGVKRFRAEVLRENEPMMKLLLGAGATMHRTSGPTVIFDVPIEGATQDSAEEASLVERVLRAAASSLTVFLRTLRPPHSEAELAEAPRSVDSESIPEEAKEQRSDAKSQ; this is encoded by the coding sequence GTGGAACCGGATAAGCCGAGCGAGCACGTTCTCCAAGACGGCACGAAGGTCACCGTGCGCGCGATTCGCGCTTCCGACGCCGACATGTTGCGCGCCGGGTTCGACCGCCTTTCGCCGGAGTCGCGCTACCGCCGCTTCTTCTCCAGCGTCAACGTGCTCACGGACGAAGCCGTTCGCTATTTGACCGACGTGGACGGATACAACCACGTGGCCATCGTCGCGGTGGTGGACTCGCTCGATTTGAAGGTGGAGGACGGCCTCGGCGTCGCGCGCTTCATCCGGCTCGAGGAAGATCCGGAAATCGCCGAAGCCGCCGTCACCGTCATGGACAATGCGCAACGCAAGGGACTCGGCCGCATCTTGCTCTCGGTGCTCGTCGAGAAAGCGCGCACGATCGGCGTGAAGCGATTTCGCGCCGAGGTGCTGCGTGAGAACGAGCCCATGATGAAGCTTCTCCTCGGCGCCGGGGCCACCATGCACCGCACCAGCGGACCGACCGTGATCTTCGACGTGCCCATCGAGGGCGCTACGCAGGACAGCGCCGAGGAAGCGAGCCTGGTCGAACGCGTCCTTCGCGCCGCCGCTTCCTCGCTCACCGTGTTCCTGCGCACCTTGCGCCCGCCCCACAGCGAGGCCGAGCTCGCCGAGGCTCCGCGAAGCGTTGACTCGGAGTCAATACCGGAGGAGGCTAAGGAGCAGAGGAGCGACGCCAAGAGCCAATGA
- a CDS encoding GMC family oxidoreductase — protein sequence MTDFDYDYAIIGSGFGGSVSALRLSEKGYRVAVIEMGKRWRPQDFAKTTWDLRRYFWKPSWGLHGIFQMTLLRDVFFLHGAGVGGGSLVYANTLIHPPAAAFQDPRWVGMDWQKTLQPFYALAKRMLGAVESPFIVETDQILKDVADELGRGHTFHRHTVGVYFGEAGVKAPDPFFGGEGPERTGCVRCGGCMVGCRYEAKNTLDKNYLYLAEKRGTEVIPETKVSDIRPLEGGGYELTMERSIGARRRRTMRVKGVVVSAGSFGTVELLMRCKENGSLPKISEQLGNFVRTNSEALLAVRSRRNDVDYSRGIAITSGAYVDDNTHIEIVRYPAGSDSMTLLATILTGGEGSIPRWLRWIGNIVRHPIKFVQVHIPFGWAKRTAILLVMQPVDNYLRYSMRRRWYWPFSRKLDTSLVGDRPVPVYIPIANRIAQLMAKKMNGIAQSGLLEVLFNKASTAHILGGCPIGLTPDDGAVDPKSHLFGYDDFYVVDGSIVPANLGVNPSLTITAMAEHAMSHIPPKPGAAQKPVQLPELP from the coding sequence ATGACCGACTTCGACTACGACTACGCGATCATCGGCTCGGGCTTCGGTGGCAGCGTCTCGGCGCTGCGCCTGTCGGAAAAAGGCTATCGCGTTGCCGTCATCGAAATGGGCAAGCGCTGGCGCCCGCAGGACTTTGCCAAGACCACCTGGGATCTGCGCCGCTATTTCTGGAAACCCTCGTGGGGCCTTCACGGCATCTTCCAGATGACCCTTCTGCGCGACGTCTTCTTCCTGCATGGGGCGGGCGTGGGCGGTGGCAGCCTGGTGTACGCGAACACGTTGATCCATCCGCCGGCGGCGGCCTTTCAGGATCCGCGTTGGGTCGGCATGGACTGGCAGAAGACGCTGCAGCCGTTCTACGCGCTCGCCAAGCGGATGCTCGGAGCCGTCGAGAGCCCGTTCATCGTGGAGACGGACCAAATCCTCAAAGACGTGGCCGACGAATTGGGACGCGGCCACACCTTTCATCGCCACACCGTCGGCGTCTATTTCGGGGAGGCCGGTGTGAAGGCGCCCGACCCATTCTTCGGCGGCGAAGGCCCCGAGCGCACCGGCTGCGTGCGCTGCGGCGGCTGCATGGTGGGCTGCCGGTACGAGGCGAAGAACACGCTGGACAAGAATTACTTGTACCTTGCAGAGAAACGGGGCACCGAGGTCATCCCCGAGACGAAGGTCAGCGACATCCGTCCGCTGGAGGGCGGTGGCTACGAGCTCACCATGGAGCGCTCGATCGGCGCACGCCGGCGCCGCACGATGCGCGTCAAAGGCGTGGTCGTCTCCGCGGGATCGTTCGGCACCGTGGAGCTGCTCATGCGCTGCAAGGAAAACGGCTCCTTGCCGAAGATCTCCGAGCAGCTCGGGAACTTCGTGCGCACGAACAGCGAGGCCCTGTTGGCGGTGCGTTCGCGCCGCAACGATGTCGACTATTCGCGCGGCATCGCCATCACGAGCGGCGCGTACGTCGACGACAACACGCACATCGAGATCGTGCGCTACCCCGCGGGTTCGGATTCGATGACCTTGCTCGCCACGATCCTCACGGGCGGCGAGGGGAGCATCCCGCGTTGGCTGCGCTGGATCGGCAACATCGTGCGGCATCCGATCAAGTTCGTGCAGGTGCACATTCCCTTCGGCTGGGCCAAGCGCACCGCAATTTTGCTGGTGATGCAGCCGGTGGACAATTACCTGCGCTACTCGATGCGGCGGCGCTGGTACTGGCCCTTCTCGCGCAAGCTGGACACCTCGCTCGTGGGCGACCGCCCCGTGCCCGTGTACATTCCCATCGCGAACCGCATCGCGCAGCTCATGGCCAAAAAGATGAACGGCATCGCCCAGAGCGGGCTGCTCGAGGTTCTCTTCAACAAGGCTTCGACGGCGCACATTTTAGGGGGATGCCCCATCGGCCTGACGCCGGACGACGGCGCCGTGGATCCCAAGAGCCACCTCTTTGGCTACGACGACTTCTACGTCGTCGACGGCTCCATCGTTCCGGCGAACCTCGGCGTGAACCCAAGCCTGACCATCACCGCCATGGCCGAACACGCGATGTCGCACATTCCGCCGAAGCCGGGTGCTGCGCAAAAGCCGGTGCAGCTCCCCGAGCTGCCCTAA
- a CDS encoding ROK family protein has protein sequence MSKVASITKVTDVRVPQVGTPASMRELNQRIVLTRLRSGGAATRPQLAKDTGLSKPTVGQALLELEQSRLVRTIGRTSAGLGRSAILYESNPSAGHVMGIDIGRARIRVAVADLAGTVVARIDEPNRCATARALVKTVNQLANKTVREAGLDLEDMVAKVVGSPGVPDPRGRILHYAPNLPDWGRKGLLDELEAALGVGLVVENDANLAAVGEHARGAAKGASSFVCVVIGTGIGMGIVLDGRLYRGAHGAAGEVGYLPFGWSSDENGSGTKKTPSARGLMEAAAAGDSVLKLAKSENLRDAQSALDVFVMARNGNERARRIVTEEAARLAYLVASVSAVLDPELVVLSGGIGKSADLLAGPMDKALRGLTPLVPRIVASELGEDAVLTGAISIGLRSAEDIVFDRRNEAVAD, from the coding sequence GTGAGCAAAGTAGCCAGCATCACCAAAGTCACCGACGTCCGAGTCCCTCAGGTTGGCACCCCCGCGAGCATGCGCGAGCTAAATCAGCGCATCGTTCTGACGCGTTTGCGATCGGGTGGTGCGGCAACGAGGCCGCAACTGGCCAAAGACACGGGGCTTTCCAAGCCTACCGTGGGTCAGGCGTTGCTCGAGCTCGAGCAGAGTCGATTGGTCCGCACGATTGGGCGGACGTCGGCCGGTTTGGGCCGATCGGCCATTTTGTACGAATCGAACCCCTCCGCCGGGCACGTGATGGGCATCGACATCGGGCGCGCGCGCATCCGTGTGGCGGTGGCCGATCTCGCGGGCACGGTGGTGGCTCGGATCGACGAGCCAAATCGCTGCGCGACGGCGCGCGCGCTGGTGAAGACGGTGAACCAGCTCGCGAACAAGACGGTGCGCGAAGCGGGGCTCGACCTCGAAGACATGGTGGCGAAGGTCGTGGGCAGCCCAGGCGTGCCCGATCCGCGCGGACGCATTCTGCACTACGCACCGAATTTGCCCGACTGGGGGCGGAAAGGGCTGCTCGATGAATTGGAGGCCGCGTTGGGGGTGGGGCTCGTGGTGGAAAACGATGCGAACCTCGCGGCGGTGGGCGAGCACGCGCGTGGTGCTGCGAAGGGTGCAAGCTCGTTCGTCTGCGTGGTGATCGGAACCGGTATCGGTATGGGCATCGTGCTCGATGGGCGCTTGTACCGAGGCGCGCACGGCGCCGCGGGCGAGGTGGGGTACCTGCCCTTCGGCTGGAGCAGCGACGAGAATGGCAGCGGCACGAAGAAGACGCCGTCCGCACGGGGGCTCATGGAGGCCGCCGCGGCGGGGGATTCCGTGCTCAAGTTGGCGAAGAGCGAGAACCTGCGCGACGCGCAGTCGGCGCTCGACGTGTTCGTGATGGCGCGCAACGGCAATGAGCGCGCACGGCGCATCGTCACCGAGGAGGCCGCGCGATTGGCTTACTTGGTGGCCTCGGTGTCGGCCGTGCTCGATCCGGAGCTGGTGGTGCTGAGCGGCGGCATCGGCAAGAGCGCCGATCTTCTCGCCGGTCCGATGGACAAGGCGCTGCGCGGGCTCACGCCGCTGGTACCCCGCATCGTCGCGAGCGAGCTTGGAGAAGACGCGGTCCTCACGGGCGCCATTTCCATCGGGCTGCGCTCGGCCGAGGACATCGTGTTCGACCGCCGCAACGAAGCCGTCGCGGATTAG